In Rutidosis leptorrhynchoides isolate AG116_Rl617_1_P2 chromosome 2, CSIRO_AGI_Rlap_v1, whole genome shotgun sequence, one genomic interval encodes:
- the LOC139894329 gene encoding beta carbonic anhydrase 5, chloroplastic-like isoform X2, which translates to MRLASRLVHSLQKQPFLHTIAVETNQQKPLLISSIMAQSLLGSSPAYRSNFLKSSASTSTISGSKLKFSEIEQTKLGFLRSSKSSLALRLKASREGVGLVQETKENPPKLITKSDDGIDSFAEMKHRFLSFKQQIYLENLERYQSLAEAQAPKFMVISCADSRVCPSYILGFQPGEAFVVRNVANLVPPFENGPCETNAALEFSVNTLEVENILVTGHSCCGGIRALMSMEDEEKSSFIKNWVIVGKEARSNTKATTFNLSFDQQCTHCEKESINNSLMNLLTYPWVKERVAKGLLSIHGGYYNFVDCTYEKWTLDSSSEQETSGYAIKNREFWS; encoded by the exons ATGAGGCTTGCATCACGGTTGGTTCATAGTCTACAAAAACAACCATTTCTCCATACCATAGCAGTT GAAACCAATCAACAAAAACCCCTTCTAATTTCTTCGATAATGGCCCAGTCACTTCTTGGATCTTCCCCTGCTTACAGATCCAACTTTCTAAAATCCTCTGCTTCAACATCAACT ATCTCTGGTTCCAAGTTGAAGTTTTCGGAAATTGAGCAGACAAAGCTGGGATTTTTGAGATCTTCTAAG AGCAGTTTGGCTTTGAGATTGAAAGCCTCAAGGGAGGGGGTAGGTCTAGTTCAAGAAACTAAAGAGAATCCGCCAAAGCTTATAACAAAATCTGATGATGGCATCGATTCATTTGCTGAGATGAAGCATAGATTCTTGAGTTTCAAACAACAAATCTATCT GGAAAACTTGGAGAGATATCAATCACTTGCTGAAGCCCAGGCCCCAAAG TTTATGGTGATTTCTTGTGCAGATTCAAGAGTTTGTCCCTCTTATATCTTGGGTTTTCAACCTGGTGAAGCCTTTGTTGTACGCAATGTGGCTAATCTGGTCCCACCATTTGAG AATGGGCCATGTGAAACAAATGCTGCACTTGAATTTTCGGTGAACACTCTTGAA GTTGAAAATATACTGGTGACTGGCCATAGCTGTTGTGGAGGTATCCGTGCCCTAATGAGCATGGAGGATGAAGAAAAGTCAAG ctttatcaaGAATTGGGTCATAGTAGGAAAGGAAGCAAGATCGAACACAAAGGCTACCACTTTTAACCTCAGCTTTGACCAGCAGTGCACACACTGCGAAAAG GAATCAATAAATAATTCACTGATGAACTTGCTAACATACCCATGGGTAAAAGAACGAGTGGCGAAAGGCTTGCTTTCAATCCATGGTGGTTACTATAATTTCGTAGATTGTACATACGAGAAGTGGACTCTTGATAGCAGTTCAGAACAGGAAACAAGTGGATACGCCATCAAGAACCGTGAATTTTGGTCTTGA
- the LOC139894329 gene encoding beta carbonic anhydrase 5, chloroplastic-like isoform X1 → MRLASRLVHSLQKQPFLHTIAVETNQQKPLLISSIMAQSLLGSSPAYRSNFLKSSASTSTISGSKLKFSEIEQTKLGFLRSSKSSLALRLKASREGVGLVQETKENPPKLITKSDDGIDSFAEMKHRFLSFKQQIYLENLERYQSLAEAQAPKFMVISCADSRVCPSYILGFQPGEAFVVRNVANLVPPFENGPCETNAALEFSVNTLEVENILVTGHSCCGGIRALMSMEDEEKSSSFIKNWVIVGKEARSNTKATTFNLSFDQQCTHCEKESINNSLMNLLTYPWVKERVAKGLLSIHGGYYNFVDCTYEKWTLDSSSEQETSGYAIKNREFWS, encoded by the exons ATGAGGCTTGCATCACGGTTGGTTCATAGTCTACAAAAACAACCATTTCTCCATACCATAGCAGTT GAAACCAATCAACAAAAACCCCTTCTAATTTCTTCGATAATGGCCCAGTCACTTCTTGGATCTTCCCCTGCTTACAGATCCAACTTTCTAAAATCCTCTGCTTCAACATCAACT ATCTCTGGTTCCAAGTTGAAGTTTTCGGAAATTGAGCAGACAAAGCTGGGATTTTTGAGATCTTCTAAG AGCAGTTTGGCTTTGAGATTGAAAGCCTCAAGGGAGGGGGTAGGTCTAGTTCAAGAAACTAAAGAGAATCCGCCAAAGCTTATAACAAAATCTGATGATGGCATCGATTCATTTGCTGAGATGAAGCATAGATTCTTGAGTTTCAAACAACAAATCTATCT GGAAAACTTGGAGAGATATCAATCACTTGCTGAAGCCCAGGCCCCAAAG TTTATGGTGATTTCTTGTGCAGATTCAAGAGTTTGTCCCTCTTATATCTTGGGTTTTCAACCTGGTGAAGCCTTTGTTGTACGCAATGTGGCTAATCTGGTCCCACCATTTGAG AATGGGCCATGTGAAACAAATGCTGCACTTGAATTTTCGGTGAACACTCTTGAA GTTGAAAATATACTGGTGACTGGCCATAGCTGTTGTGGAGGTATCCGTGCCCTAATGAGCATGGAGGATGAAGAAAAGTCAAG tagctttatcaaGAATTGGGTCATAGTAGGAAAGGAAGCAAGATCGAACACAAAGGCTACCACTTTTAACCTCAGCTTTGACCAGCAGTGCACACACTGCGAAAAG GAATCAATAAATAATTCACTGATGAACTTGCTAACATACCCATGGGTAAAAGAACGAGTGGCGAAAGGCTTGCTTTCAATCCATGGTGGTTACTATAATTTCGTAGATTGTACATACGAGAAGTGGACTCTTGATAGCAGTTCAGAACAGGAAACAAGTGGATACGCCATCAAGAACCGTGAATTTTGGTCTTGA
- the LOC139894329 gene encoding beta carbonic anhydrase 5, chloroplastic-like isoform X3, with protein sequence MRLASRLVHSLQKQPFLHTIAVSLLGSSPAYRSNFLKSSASTSTISGSKLKFSEIEQTKLGFLRSSKSSLALRLKASREGVGLVQETKENPPKLITKSDDGIDSFAEMKHRFLSFKQQIYLENLERYQSLAEAQAPKFMVISCADSRVCPSYILGFQPGEAFVVRNVANLVPPFENGPCETNAALEFSVNTLEVENILVTGHSCCGGIRALMSMEDEEKSSSFIKNWVIVGKEARSNTKATTFNLSFDQQCTHCEKESINNSLMNLLTYPWVKERVAKGLLSIHGGYYNFVDCTYEKWTLDSSSEQETSGYAIKNREFWS encoded by the exons ATGAGGCTTGCATCACGGTTGGTTCATAGTCTACAAAAACAACCATTTCTCCATACCATAGCAGTT TCACTTCTTGGATCTTCCCCTGCTTACAGATCCAACTTTCTAAAATCCTCTGCTTCAACATCAACT ATCTCTGGTTCCAAGTTGAAGTTTTCGGAAATTGAGCAGACAAAGCTGGGATTTTTGAGATCTTCTAAG AGCAGTTTGGCTTTGAGATTGAAAGCCTCAAGGGAGGGGGTAGGTCTAGTTCAAGAAACTAAAGAGAATCCGCCAAAGCTTATAACAAAATCTGATGATGGCATCGATTCATTTGCTGAGATGAAGCATAGATTCTTGAGTTTCAAACAACAAATCTATCT GGAAAACTTGGAGAGATATCAATCACTTGCTGAAGCCCAGGCCCCAAAG TTTATGGTGATTTCTTGTGCAGATTCAAGAGTTTGTCCCTCTTATATCTTGGGTTTTCAACCTGGTGAAGCCTTTGTTGTACGCAATGTGGCTAATCTGGTCCCACCATTTGAG AATGGGCCATGTGAAACAAATGCTGCACTTGAATTTTCGGTGAACACTCTTGAA GTTGAAAATATACTGGTGACTGGCCATAGCTGTTGTGGAGGTATCCGTGCCCTAATGAGCATGGAGGATGAAGAAAAGTCAAG tagctttatcaaGAATTGGGTCATAGTAGGAAAGGAAGCAAGATCGAACACAAAGGCTACCACTTTTAACCTCAGCTTTGACCAGCAGTGCACACACTGCGAAAAG GAATCAATAAATAATTCACTGATGAACTTGCTAACATACCCATGGGTAAAAGAACGAGTGGCGAAAGGCTTGCTTTCAATCCATGGTGGTTACTATAATTTCGTAGATTGTACATACGAGAAGTGGACTCTTGATAGCAGTTCAGAACAGGAAACAAGTGGATACGCCATCAAGAACCGTGAATTTTGGTCTTGA
- the LOC139894329 gene encoding beta carbonic anhydrase 5, chloroplastic-like isoform X4, with protein sequence MRLASRLVHSLQKQPFLHTIAVISGSKLKFSEIEQTKLGFLRSSKSSLALRLKASREGVGLVQETKENPPKLITKSDDGIDSFAEMKHRFLSFKQQIYLENLERYQSLAEAQAPKFMVISCADSRVCPSYILGFQPGEAFVVRNVANLVPPFENGPCETNAALEFSVNTLEVENILVTGHSCCGGIRALMSMEDEEKSSSFIKNWVIVGKEARSNTKATTFNLSFDQQCTHCEKESINNSLMNLLTYPWVKERVAKGLLSIHGGYYNFVDCTYEKWTLDSSSEQETSGYAIKNREFWS encoded by the exons ATGAGGCTTGCATCACGGTTGGTTCATAGTCTACAAAAACAACCATTTCTCCATACCATAGCAGTT ATCTCTGGTTCCAAGTTGAAGTTTTCGGAAATTGAGCAGACAAAGCTGGGATTTTTGAGATCTTCTAAG AGCAGTTTGGCTTTGAGATTGAAAGCCTCAAGGGAGGGGGTAGGTCTAGTTCAAGAAACTAAAGAGAATCCGCCAAAGCTTATAACAAAATCTGATGATGGCATCGATTCATTTGCTGAGATGAAGCATAGATTCTTGAGTTTCAAACAACAAATCTATCT GGAAAACTTGGAGAGATATCAATCACTTGCTGAAGCCCAGGCCCCAAAG TTTATGGTGATTTCTTGTGCAGATTCAAGAGTTTGTCCCTCTTATATCTTGGGTTTTCAACCTGGTGAAGCCTTTGTTGTACGCAATGTGGCTAATCTGGTCCCACCATTTGAG AATGGGCCATGTGAAACAAATGCTGCACTTGAATTTTCGGTGAACACTCTTGAA GTTGAAAATATACTGGTGACTGGCCATAGCTGTTGTGGAGGTATCCGTGCCCTAATGAGCATGGAGGATGAAGAAAAGTCAAG tagctttatcaaGAATTGGGTCATAGTAGGAAAGGAAGCAAGATCGAACACAAAGGCTACCACTTTTAACCTCAGCTTTGACCAGCAGTGCACACACTGCGAAAAG GAATCAATAAATAATTCACTGATGAACTTGCTAACATACCCATGGGTAAAAGAACGAGTGGCGAAAGGCTTGCTTTCAATCCATGGTGGTTACTATAATTTCGTAGATTGTACATACGAGAAGTGGACTCTTGATAGCAGTTCAGAACAGGAAACAAGTGGATACGCCATCAAGAACCGTGAATTTTGGTCTTGA
- the LOC139887873 gene encoding uncharacterized protein, with amino-acid sequence MDQPPSALSITLEGFWVGIDSKLRPMKQLIRAEKPNFLAIQETKLHVVDRNWIEELWGNAECDFIQREMVGKSGGQLLIWDSQVFEATECITFDRVIGVRGTWKSDGSNLNILNVYGPHEDVKKQLLWASLSKIIVNRDEAWVVCGDFNEVRNASERFNCEYKDFRAKRFNEFINDCNLSDIPSGGRLFTRISDDGTKYSKIDRFLVSEKFYNLWENLSALVMERTKSDHCPIVLRDEEKNFGPKPFKIFDVWLKDTMVDKLIEET; translated from the exons ATGGATCAACCTCCTTCTGCTCTGTCAATAACATTGGA AGGTTTCTGGGTAGGTATTGACAGTAAATTGAGACCAATGAAACAATTAATTCGGGCGGAAAAACCTAACTTTTTGGCAATTCAAGAGACGAAACTACATGTAGTGGACCGTAATTGGATTGAAGAGTTATGGGGAAATGCTGAGTGTGATTTTATTCAAAGAGAGATGGTTGGAAAATCTGGTGGGCAATTATTAATTTGGGATTCACAAGTTTTTGAGGCAACTGAGTGTATTACCTTCGATAGGGTCATAGGCGTAAGAGGCACTTGGAAATCAGATGGGTCGAATTTGAACATCCTCAATGTTTACGGACCTCATGAGGATGTTAAGAAGCAACTCCTTTGGGCCTCTCTTAGCAAAATCATTGTGAATCGAGATGAGGCTTGGGTAGTATGCGGTGATTTTAATGAAGTGAGAAACGCATCCGAAAGATTTAATTGTGAGTATAAGGATTTTCGAGCAAAGAGGTTTAACGAATTCATTAATGATTGTAACTTGTCGGATATTCCCTCGGGAGGCCGACTATTTACAAGAATTAGTGATGACGGTACCAAATATAGCAAAATTGATCGTTTCTTGGTTTCCGAAAAATTCTATAACTTGTGGGAAAACCTCTCGGCATTGGTTATGGAAAGAACAAAATCCGATCATTGTCCTATTGTTTTAAGAGACGAAGAAAAGAACTTTGGACCTAAACCGTTCAAGATCTTCGACGTTTGGCTCAAAGATACTATGGTAGACAAATTGATAGAGGAAACATAG